A genomic window from Tolypothrix sp. PCC 7910 includes:
- a CDS encoding ATP-grasp domain-containing protein, producing MAYKVLVFPGGTEIGQEIQKSLLYCKDIHIYSVGSETSNHAPFVFKNHFIIPSVYEKDWLNSLNTILLEEKIDYVFPAHDDVVVALAKNINSLKSKVVSSPLDTCLITRSKSETYCLMSDIIPVPKLYLDVESIDNYPVFIKPDKGQGSQGTQVIHNKKYLYHYLGNNHHEDLIITEYLPGEEYTVDCFSDRDKGLLFCSGRQRSRVRSGISMNSKTVHKQSGIFEKYALLISEKLRFHGAWFFQIKKDKNGVYKLLEIAPRIAGTMVAHRVKGINFPLLSLYEQERIPVEILINEIDVIIDRALTNRYEHNIHYNNVYVDLDDTLILNKKVNLDLIKFLYQCFNRNIKIILITRHKGDLKDTLSKYRIFSLFDQIIHIDSKSSKADYICGNKSILIDDSFNERKDVSKRLGIWTFDCSMLEMLLDERN from the coding sequence TTGGCTTACAAGGTTTTAGTATTTCCTGGTGGTACAGAAATTGGGCAAGAAATTCAAAAGTCACTTTTATATTGTAAAGATATCCATATTTACTCTGTAGGAAGTGAAACCTCTAATCATGCACCTTTTGTTTTTAAAAATCACTTTATTATTCCATCAGTTTATGAGAAAGATTGGTTAAATAGTTTAAATACAATTCTTTTAGAAGAAAAAATAGACTATGTTTTCCCTGCTCACGATGATGTAGTAGTAGCTTTAGCTAAAAATATCAATTCTCTTAAATCTAAAGTTGTATCTTCTCCACTAGATACTTGCTTGATTACTCGGTCAAAATCTGAAACGTATTGTTTGATGTCAGACATTATTCCTGTACCCAAATTGTATTTAGATGTTGAGTCAATTGACAATTATCCTGTATTTATTAAGCCTGATAAAGGGCAAGGTTCTCAAGGTACTCAAGTTATTCATAACAAAAAATATTTATATCATTATTTAGGTAATAATCATCACGAAGATTTGATTATAACTGAATATTTGCCTGGAGAAGAATATACAGTAGATTGCTTTTCTGATAGAGACAAAGGGCTATTATTTTGTAGTGGTAGGCAAAGAAGTAGGGTTAGAAGTGGTATATCCATGAACAGTAAAACTGTTCATAAACAATCTGGGATATTTGAAAAATATGCTCTTCTAATATCAGAAAAGTTAAGATTTCATGGTGCATGGTTTTTTCAAATAAAGAAGGATAAAAATGGTGTTTATAAGTTGCTCGAAATAGCACCTCGAATTGCAGGAACTATGGTTGCTCATAGAGTTAAGGGAATTAATTTTCCTTTATTAAGCCTTTATGAACAAGAAAGAATACCAGTTGAAATACTTATAAATGAAATTGATGTAATTATCGATCGAGCTTTGACAAACCGTTATGAACATAACATTCATTATAACAACGTCTATGTGGATTTAGATGATACTTTGATTTTAAATAAAAAAGTAAATTTAGATTTAATCAAATTCTTATACCAGTGCTTTAATCGAAATATTAAGATAATTTTGATTACAAGACACAAGGGTGATTTGAAAGATACACTCAGTAAATATAGAATCTTCAGTTTATTTGATCAAATAATTCATATTGATAGCAAATCAAGTAAAGCTGATTATATCTGTGGCAATAAATCAATTTTAATTGACGACAGCTTTAATGAGCGTAAAGATGTCAGCAAGCGCCTAGGTATTTGGACTTTTGATTGTAGTATGTTGGAAATGTTACTGGACGAAAGGAATTAG
- a CDS encoding bifunctional 2-polyprenyl-6-hydroxyphenol methylase/3-demethylubiquinol 3-O-methyltransferase UbiG → MSNVSISQIDTENLKLIRHNVVEFMKYISANYAKHSGRLLDIAPQAHEGAQPFFEDSILIDTFDINPQSGCTYIGDICKFNSSIPNETYDYIVCTEVLEHTLQPFNAVNEMWRILKAGGLLFVSTPFNFRIHGPLPDCWRFTEHGLRALLNRFLIVELNKIETLDRALMPIQYTVIAQKIKDT, encoded by the coding sequence ATGTCAAACGTTAGTATTAGCCAAATAGATACAGAAAATTTGAAATTAATTCGTCACAATGTTGTCGAATTTATGAAATATATTTCAGCAAATTATGCCAAGCATTCAGGAAGATTACTAGACATTGCTCCTCAAGCTCATGAAGGTGCACAACCTTTTTTTGAAGATTCGATTCTTATAGATACTTTTGACATAAATCCTCAATCTGGATGTACTTATATTGGTGATATTTGTAAATTTAATTCTTCTATACCTAATGAAACTTACGATTACATAGTATGCACAGAGGTTTTAGAACATACTCTACAGCCTTTTAATGCTGTAAATGAGATGTGGCGCATCTTAAAGGCCGGAGGTTTGCTTTTCGTCAGTACTCCATTCAATTTTAGAATTCATGGCCCATTACCAGACTGTTGGCGATTTACTGAACATGGTCTGAGAGCTTTATTAAATCGATTTTTGATAGTGGAGCTGAATAAGATAGAAACATTAGATCGCGCACTTATGCCAATCCAATATACAGTTATTGCACAGAAAATTAAAGATACCTAA
- a CDS encoding TylF/MycF family methyltransferase produces the protein MDCDLYSSTMYVLKFIDDLVVTGTWILFDDYWCYRGSPLHGQQKAIQEWLNGHERIGLSGYSNFKGFGRAFIVYEK, from the coding sequence ATTGATTGCGATCTCTACTCTTCCACAATGTATGTATTAAAGTTTATTGATGATTTAGTTGTAACTGGAACTTGGATTTTATTTGATGACTATTGGTGCTATCGAGGATCTCCTCTTCATGGTCAACAAAAAGCAATCCAAGAATGGTTAAACGGTCATGAGCGAATTGGTCTTTCTGGGTACTCTAATTTCAAGGGTTTTGGTAGAGCCTTTATTGTGTATGAAAAGTAG